The following are encoded in a window of Alphaproteobacteria bacterium LSUCC0719 genomic DNA:
- a CDS encoding DNA translocase FtsK: MIDAEAKSRILSPALIAFFRRRAMELGGICLMAIGVGLTAMLFSPGRYDPSFSAFSTGDIENWFGPLGATIAGGLHISLGTASFFLTLLPLGWGYRLIRKKPIRHTIVRLCLAPIALVLLAAGFYGLSGADGSASGGAAGVILTGLTLPHLPPLQPFLGLTNAHYLGAGYVIVGLVIWAWCATLSPRQFSLIVAPVRGLAGMVMRRLAMRRDQGNADDADAPPLTLTEPDADAPSKKKTTPRKASRKRKEPTLIAGVASDSAAASRDGGQGRLDLDTDGHFRLPPGKLLSAPGKAASGPSKRELEETAAQLEHVLGDFSVKGEITESRYGPVVTRHDLVPAPGTKSQRVISLADDIARSMSAVSVRVAVVPGQNVIGIELPNVDRQMVVLREIFDHAAWHDDGGDLPMALGKDIAGAPVIVDLAKMPHLLVAGTTGSGKSVGINAMILSLLYRHTPETCRMILVDPKMLELSVYDGIPHLLSPVVTEPSKAVTALKWAVREMESRYRNMAKLGVRNIAGYNQRVATARADGEVLTRRVQTGFDTETGKPVFEEEILDLAPLPFIVVVIDEVADLMLVAGKEIEAAVQRLAQMARAAGIHVIMATQRPSVDVITGTIKANFPTRISFQVTSRIDSRTILGEQGAEQLLGRGDMLFMEGGGRVMRVHGPFVSDKEVEAVANFLRKQGEPDYNDKVVAEEEDTDALAGGTGDLLGDDSSLYDQAVQLVVREQKASTSFVQRHLKIGYNRAATIIEEMESNGIISAANHVGKREVLITEGDS; this comes from the coding sequence ATGATCGACGCTGAGGCCAAAAGCAGGATCCTGTCCCCGGCTCTGATCGCCTTTTTCCGGCGGCGGGCGATGGAGCTTGGCGGCATCTGCCTGATGGCAATTGGCGTGGGCCTGACAGCAATGCTGTTTTCGCCAGGCCGGTATGATCCGTCCTTCAGCGCCTTTTCAACCGGCGATATTGAAAACTGGTTTGGCCCGCTCGGCGCGACCATCGCCGGCGGACTGCACATCAGCCTCGGAACGGCCAGTTTTTTTCTGACCCTGCTGCCACTTGGCTGGGGCTACCGGCTGATCCGCAAGAAACCGATACGCCACACGATCGTCCGGCTGTGCCTGGCGCCGATCGCGCTGGTGCTTCTGGCGGCGGGGTTTTACGGCCTGTCCGGCGCTGATGGCAGTGCGTCCGGCGGTGCCGCGGGCGTCATCCTGACAGGTCTGACACTGCCGCATCTGCCACCGTTGCAACCGTTCCTCGGACTGACAAACGCCCATTATCTCGGGGCCGGCTATGTGATTGTCGGATTGGTGATCTGGGCCTGGTGCGCCACCTTGTCGCCACGACAGTTTAGCCTTATCGTGGCGCCTGTCCGCGGTCTTGCCGGCATGGTGATGCGCCGCCTCGCCATGCGCCGGGACCAGGGCAACGCGGATGATGCTGACGCGCCGCCGCTTACCCTGACCGAACCCGACGCCGACGCCCCGTCAAAAAAGAAGACGACGCCACGCAAGGCATCCCGCAAACGTAAAGAACCGACCCTGATTGCCGGCGTCGCATCGGACAGTGCCGCCGCCAGCCGCGATGGTGGCCAGGGGCGTCTGGATCTTGATACCGACGGACATTTCCGTCTGCCACCGGGCAAACTTCTGTCTGCGCCCGGCAAGGCTGCCTCCGGCCCCTCGAAACGGGAACTTGAGGAAACAGCGGCGCAGCTGGAACATGTTCTCGGCGATTTCAGCGTAAAGGGCGAAATTACCGAATCCCGTTATGGTCCGGTTGTGACACGCCATGATCTGGTGCCGGCCCCGGGAACCAAATCGCAGCGTGTGATCTCGCTTGCCGATGATATCGCCCGCTCGATGAGTGCGGTTTCGGTCCGCGTTGCGGTGGTGCCGGGCCAGAATGTGATTGGTATCGAACTGCCGAATGTCGACCGCCAGATGGTGGTGCTTCGGGAAATTTTCGACCATGCCGCATGGCATGATGATGGCGGTGATCTGCCGATGGCGCTTGGCAAGGATATCGCCGGCGCGCCGGTGATTGTTGATCTTGCGAAGATGCCGCATCTGCTGGTGGCGGGAACCACGGGATCGGGCAAATCGGTTGGTATCAATGCGATGATCCTGTCCCTGCTGTACCGCCATACGCCGGAAACCTGCCGGATGATTCTGGTTGATCCAAAGATGCTTGAACTGTCGGTCTATGACGGTATCCCGCATCTTCTGAGTCCGGTTGTCACCGAACCGTCAAAGGCGGTGACAGCGCTGAAGTGGGCGGTGCGGGAAATGGAAAGCCGGTATCGCAACATGGCCAAGCTCGGTGTTCGCAATATTGCCGGCTATAACCAGCGCGTTGCCACGGCCCGGGCAGATGGCGAGGTGCTGACGCGGCGTGTGCAGACCGGATTCGACACCGAGACAGGCAAGCCTGTCTTTGAAGAGGAAATACTCGATCTGGCGCCGCTTCCCTTTATCGTTGTGGTGATCGATGAAGTGGCCGATCTGATGCTTGTCGCCGGCAAGGAAATCGAAGCCGCGGTTCAGCGTCTGGCGCAGATGGCGCGGGCCGCGGGCATTCATGTCATCATGGCAACGCAGCGCCCGTCGGTTGATGTCATCACCGGCACCATCAAGGCCAATTTCCCGACCCGTATCAGTTTTCAGGTTACCTCGCGGATCGACAGCCGGACCATTCTTGGTGAACAGGGCGCAGAACAGCTTCTTGGTCGTGGTGACATGCTGTTCATGGAAGGTGGCGGGCGTGTCATGCGTGTGCATGGGCCATTCGTTTCCGACAAGGAGGTCGAGGCCGTGGCCAATTTCCTGCGCAAGCAGGGTGAACCGGATTATAACGACAAGGTTGTTGCCGAAGAGGAAGACACCGACGCGCTGGCAGGCGGCACGGGCGACCTTCTTGGGGATGATAGCAGCCTGTATGACCAGGCGGTACAGCTTGTCGTTCGCGAACAGAAAGCCTCGACCAGCTTTGTGCAGAGGCATCTCAAAATCGGCTATAATCGTGCCGCGACCAT